A region of Streptomyces deccanensis DNA encodes the following proteins:
- a CDS encoding type VII secretion protein, translating to MARRTGRSLRKLAGSAAQDVAEETRIARELQQPVTTGRVIAVTSIRGGVGKSTMAALLGRTFNHYRHDPVLTLEADAALGTLPVRMGADSVRWAAADLAHILNPAMQLTDVTGYLVPVADGGWLLPASQGRVGAPLDIRTYRTVTLALRRYFAVTVVDCETLPGEVARTAMDTAHARVVVAPMTAEGVNGTRQVLDWLGQLPHSALSSTIVALTANSPDVTLDRATAVAHLKESGVHVVTVPYDRHLAQGGPIRTALLGQETRAAAITLAAEAMTRAVRMR from the coding sequence GTGGCTCGGCGGACGGGGCGGTCCCTTCGGAAGCTGGCGGGGTCGGCCGCGCAGGATGTCGCCGAGGAGACGCGGATCGCGCGGGAGTTGCAGCAGCCGGTGACCACCGGGCGCGTCATCGCGGTGACGTCGATCCGGGGCGGCGTGGGGAAGTCGACCATGGCCGCACTGCTGGGACGGACGTTCAACCACTACCGCCACGACCCGGTGCTGACCCTGGAGGCCGACGCCGCGCTCGGCACCCTGCCGGTACGGATGGGCGCCGACTCGGTGCGCTGGGCGGCGGCCGACCTCGCACACATCCTCAACCCGGCCATGCAGCTCACCGATGTCACCGGGTACCTGGTGCCGGTGGCCGACGGCGGCTGGCTGCTGCCCGCCAGCCAGGGCCGCGTTGGCGCCCCGCTGGACATCCGTACGTACCGCACCGTGACCCTCGCGCTGCGTCGCTACTTCGCGGTCACCGTCGTGGACTGCGAGACCCTGCCGGGCGAGGTGGCCCGTACGGCGATGGACACCGCCCACGCGCGCGTGGTCGTCGCGCCGATGACCGCCGAGGGCGTCAACGGCACCCGCCAGGTCCTGGACTGGCTCGGCCAGTTGCCGCACTCCGCGCTCTCCTCGACCATCGTCGCCCTGACCGCCAACTCCCCCGACGTCACGCTGGACCGCGCCACCGCCGTCGCCCACCTCAAGGAGTCCGGCGTCCATGTCGTCACCGTCCCCTACGACCGCCACCTCGCCCAGGGCGGCCCGATCCGCACCGCCCTGCTGGGCCAGGAGACCCGCGCGGCGGCGATCACCCTGGCGGCGGAGGCGATGACCCGCGCGGTGAGGATGCGATGA